CAGGTTGTATTTCACCTTGAGGTCCGCCAACCCGGTTTTCTGCCGGATGCGCTCGACGATCTTGCTCGCCAGGTCCACCGAATAGCCCATGGGTTTGCCGCTGTGATCCCCCACATAGGAAAACGGCACCGACGCATCGCGATAGCCCAAAGTGATGGACTTGGCGTTGGCGATCTTGCTCAACGTGCCGTCCAACGCCGGTTCATTTGCCTGAGCCTGAGCCCCAAACAACAGCCCCAGCGTACAACCGGTCAACAGGATTTTTTTCATTGTTAGGTTCCGTTGGTTATTTACGTACAGCGATAACGCTGATTTCTACCAGCACACTCGGTCGCGCCAACTCCGCCTGCAGGGTGGTGCGCGTGGGCGCCATCCCCGGCGACAGCCACGCCGACCACACCTCGTTCATCGGCGCAAAGCCTGTGCCGATGTCTTTCAGGTAGATGGTCGCATTGAGCAGGTGGTCCTTGTCGCTGCCTGCCTGGGCCAGCAGCCCGTGGATCTTGGCCAGCACTTCGCGGGTTTGTGTTGCCACGTCCTGGCCGTCACCCGGCACCTGGCCGGACAAGAACACCAAGTCCTTGAAGGTCACGGCCCCCGAAAGACGCTCATTGCTGCTGATTCGATCAATGGTCATGGTTACATCCTCAAGCGGCGCGGGGCGTCAGGCCCTGCATATCAATGGACGGTGTGTGCTGGCCAATCAGCTCGGCCAACAGCTGGCCACTGCCGCACGCCAGGGTAAAGCCCAGCGCGCCATGACCCAGGTTCAACCACACGTTGCGATAGACGCTGGCACCGATCAGCGGCACACCGGTAGGCGTGGCGGGGCGCATACCGGCCCATTCCACCCCATTGGCGTAATCACCCGCCGTAGGAAATGTCTCGATAGACTGACGCTTCATCAGCGCCAGTCGCTTGGGCTCAAGCCCAGCGTCGAAACCGACGATATCCACCATCGCCGCGACCCGCAGTTGCTCACCGATACGCGCGTAGACAATCTTTCGATCGTAATCGGTGATGCTCACATTCGGTGCATGGTGCCGCGGGCCAATCGGCACGCTCAGGCTGTAGCCCTTGAGCGGATACAGCGGCAGCGACAGGCCCGGCAACCCCAATTCGGCGCTGCGATGCCCGGCCGCCAACACCAGTTGCGTGACCGGCTTCACCTCATCGCCCAACTCGACGGCCGTGACCACGCCGTCGGCGTGACGCAGCCCGGTCACTTTGCGCCCCAGCACAAAGGTGCAGCGCCCCGATGCTTCAAGCCGCTGCGCCAGCCGTTGGCAGAAGGCATGGCAGTCGGCCACTTCCTCATTCGGCGTGTAGATACCGCCGACAAAACCCTGCGCCGCATGGGCCAGTGCGGGTTCCAGGCGGGCGCAATCGAGGGTAGACAGCACCTGTTGCTGCAGAACGTCGACGACCTTACTGCGCGCTCGCGCAAACGTGTCGGCATTGCGAAACGTCACCAGCTTGCCGTTACGCCGCCAGTCGAAGCCGTCCAGGCGGTCGTCGACACGCCATTGTTGCAAGGTGTTTTGGCTCAGGGAGGCCAGGCGCAGCAAGTGGGCGGCGTTACGCGCGTTCACCGAGCCACGGCAGGCGCCGATGAACGCGGCCATCCAGCGCCACTGTTGCGGGTCCAGGCGCGGGCGCAGCTTCAACGGCGAATCACCGCGCAACAGCCAGCCAATCGCTTGCAGCGGCACACCGGCGTCGGCCAATGGCGCCACATAGCGGTAGGACAACTGCCCGCCGTTGGCGAAACTGGTCTCGCTGCCCAGGCTGTCGCGGGCATCGATCACTGTCACCTCATAGCCTGCGCGTACCAACGCGTAGGCGCTGGCCAAACCGATCACTCCACCACCAATGATGCTAACCATCGCTGCCACCCGCACGAATCAAGAGGGTTGAAGCGTAGGCCCAGGTGACAGGCCATCGCCAATGAATAAAGATAGGTCGCCTATAAACAAAGGTTATGGACTTGCCATGCGCCTGCGTCATATCGAAATTTTCCAAGCCATTCGCCAGACCGGCTCGGTCAGCGCCGCCGCGCAATTGCTGCACGTGTCGCAACCGGCGGTGACCAAGGTGTTGCAGCACGCCGAACTGCAACTGGGCTTCCCACTGTTCTTGCGGGTGCGCGGCAAGTTGCAGCCCACGCCGGAAGCCCTGGCGCTGGAAAGCGAAGTCGAGAAAGTCACCGCAAGCCTGCAAGGCGTAAGGCGCCTGGCCAAGAGTTTGCGCCGCGCACCGGGGCACAGCGTGCGCATCGGCGCGATACCGACGTTGGCGCTGTCGCTGCTGCCGCCGGCGATCCTGGAGTGGACCCGCGACTACCCGGACATGGCCTGTGAGCTGTCCAGCGACCATAGCCGCGAGCTGGTGCAAAAACTGCTGATGCGCGAGATTGACCTGGCGTTGACCCTCAACTTCTCCGGCCATCCGGGGTTGACCACCCAAGTGCTGGCCAACGGTGTGCTGGTGGCCTTGGCGTCCACAGGTTATTGGCCGGACGCTGAACTGCATCTGCCGCTGCCATTGGCCGACCTGGCCGGCGCGCCGTTGATAGGCCTGTCCAGTGCGGACCCACTGGCGGCAAAACTCGACAGTTACCTGGAAAACGTCGACCCGGCGCCGAGGGTGACGATCTCGGTACAAACCTATTCACTGGCCCGTGCGATGGTGGAGTCCGGCGCCGGCTTGACGGTAATCGACCCCTTTACGGCGCTGGGCGCCTCAACGGCCACTACCTGCATCCGCCCTCTCACCCCGCCGCTGCCGATCACCCTGTACGCCCTGACCCGCGCCAATGAGCCGCCGCCGCATATGTTGGCCAAGCTGCTGGAGATCTTCGGCAACCGCGCCTGTGAGTTGCTGGAACGCCTATAGCACGTAGCCCATGATCGCGACGAAATGCAGCAAGCTGCCGCCAATCACAAACAGATGCCAAATCCCATGGGAATGCCGCAGGCGGTCCTCCAGGGCAAAAAAGATGATGCCAACGGTGTACAACACCCCGCCCGCTGCCAGCCAGGTAAACCCGGCAATGCCCAGCGCGGCGATCAGCGGCTTGACGGCCACCAGCACGATCCAGCCCATCACCGCATAAATCACGATCGACAAGATGCGCGCCTCGGAGCGCGGCTTGATCTCCTGCAAAATGCCGATCACCGCCAACCCCCACACGATGCCGAACAGCGTCCACCCCCACGGCCCTCTTAAGGTCACCAGGCAAAACGGTGTGTAGCTGCCGGCGATCAACAGGTAGATCGAAAAGTGGTCGACCTTCTGCATGATCGTTTTTCGGCGCCCACGCACGCTGTGGTACACGGTGGAGGCGCTGTACAGCACCATCAGCGTAAAGCCATAGATCGCCACGCTGACGATCTTCCAGGGGCTGCCATCGAGGCTCGCCACCACCAACATCCACACGACGCCCATACACGCCGCGACAGCACCGAGCAAATGGCTCCAGGCGTTGAATCGTTCCCCGTGGTACATGTGTCACCGACCTCCTTTAACCGTTAACGGCTGGCGGCAAGCCTCCCGCCTTGGGCATCAGAGTGCAAGCGCCGCATGACGTTCCGGCGATGCCACGCGGTTTTGCGGGCACAATCGAGGGCATTCGAACAAGCGCCCACGGCCATGCTGATCGACGAAGAATTCACCCTCAAAAAGCGCGAAATCTTCCTGGCGTTCATGCGCACCGGCAACCTGGCGCGCGCCGCCGCCGAGTTGCAAACCAGCAACGTCAGTGTGCACCGCGCCATCCACTCCCTGGAAAACGCCCTGCGCTGCCCGCTGTTCAAGGTGGCGATGCAGGTCAATGACATCTTCACGCTGTTGAGCATGGTCAGTTCAGGGGTGGGTTACGCGTTGCTGCCAGGGCGGATTGCGGCGGTGTATGAAAACCGCGTGAAGCTGATACCGCTGCAACCCAGGTACCGGTTGCAGCAGCAGATTGGCGTGGTGTTTCTGAAGGCCAAGGAGCGTGACCCGAATCTGCTGGCGTTGCTGGCCGAGTGTCGGATGTATGCCAATCGCCAGGCCTGAGACGGCCATCGGGGGCAAGCCCCCTCCCACATTTTGCGCAGCGGTGCCTGTGAGATTTCGGTCCCAAAAAGGGAATGATCAGTTCCTTTGGTTCTAGGCGTTTTGTGCGCCTAAACAGGTTTCTCGGACTTGCACGTCCGTGTCACCGTCTTTTGCGATGACGGGACGAAGACTAGGCGCGCTGTCCTGTCACCACAAGTTCATGCACGGCTCAAAATCTTGCAGGAGTAGTCCGAGGGCTGCCCCATCACAACACCATCATCACCTTGACCTTCCCCAGGCCTTCCAGTGCGTAACTGTGGTACTCATACACTTCTCCCTGAATAACCAGCTGCAGGGCACCCCCTTCATTATTGACATGGACATCCGGCTCTTTTGTTTTGAGAAAAGGAGGTGCAGACACTAATGCGCTGAGGATTTCCTGATCACTTCCCAAATCCTTATGCACGTAATACCTGTAGGAAAACCCCACCGTAGCGCCACCTTGGCCATCTCGCGCACCATAGATCGACATACCGTTGCCCAGGGAATGCTTCAACACCACCTCATCCAGGTCCGGTGTACCGGGCGACAGGATCCAACTGCCGCCGATATAGATCAGGCAGATCACAAGCAAGCAATTACGCAGAACAGGCATGAGCCGCTCAGTGGCCTTGCGAGATGGCATATTCAATACCTTTTCTTATCCAATATTGGTCCCGTGGGTCATCACCAAAAGGCTCACCGCCCCACCATGATCCAAAATCCGGGCGGGTAGTTTTGGCGACGGTTTGAGCCACACCGGCGGCTCGCAGCAACACATTTTCGGGAATGCCCAGCACCGTGCCCGTAGCACCGTAATTGAATTTACCAAAAGCTTCGTACTGACGCCCCCGCTTCTTGTAGTTCCAAGGGCCGGCCGCACGGACCTGAGAGTAAAACCAGGAATAGGCGAAAGCCGAGCCGGGCTTGAGATGAATGCCCTCTTCCGCTTGCACGCGAATTGCTGCACACGACCAGTTCATGCTCGGCCCAAAATCTTGCAGGAAAAATCCGAAGGCCCTGCCTACCTTCATCGTTCCGATAGACAGCAAGGAACGCTCCGACAGGTTTTTCAGGTTGTTGCTCGGAACCCGTCTCTCTAGCCTTTTCCATCCGAATCGTGCCACTGGCAGACATCATGAGTCCGACCGTTAAACCCGATGCAAGGCCATTGCAGAGCGTGATGTATCACATCACAATCACGCCATGATCGTCAGTTGGAAACATAAGGGACTTAGGACCTTCTATGAGACCGGTTCAACCAGAGGCATCAACGCAAATCATGCAAAGCGTTTGCGCCGTGTTCTGCTCATTTTGGACAAAGCCGAGCACCCAGATGCACTGGACCTGCCCGGCTGGCGCTTCCATTATTTGAAGGGCGACCTGATCGACTACTGGTCCGTCAGCATCAGTGGTAACTGGCGCATCATTTTTCGGATGTTCGACGACCAGGTCGAACTGGTCGATTCTCTTGACTACCACTGAGTAGAGGTATCGATATGGGGATGCACAACCCACCTCACCCCGGTGAAATATTGCTTGAAGATGTGATCCCTGCCCTGGGCATCACCATTACCGAAATGGCGCGACGCCTTGGCTTCGCTCGCGAGACTCTTTCAAGGATCTTGCATGGCCACGCCCCGGTCAGCCCGGACCTTGCCGTCCGGTTGGAACGAGCCGGTGTGAGTACCGCCCAGTTATGGTTGTCG
The genomic region above belongs to Pseudomonas sp. S35 and contains:
- a CDS encoding LysR substrate-binding domain-containing protein, with product MRLRHIEIFQAIRQTGSVSAAAQLLHVSQPAVTKVLQHAELQLGFPLFLRVRGKLQPTPEALALESEVEKVTASLQGVRRLAKSLRRAPGHSVRIGAIPTLALSLLPPAILEWTRDYPDMACELSSDHSRELVQKLLMREIDLALTLNFSGHPGLTTQVLANGVLVALASTGYWPDAELHLPLPLADLAGAPLIGLSSADPLAAKLDSYLENVDPAPRVTISVQTYSLARAMVESGAGLTVIDPFTALGASTATTCIRPLTPPLPITLYALTRANEPPPHMLAKLLEIFGNRACELLERL
- a CDS encoding LysR family transcriptional regulator, producing the protein MLIDEEFTLKKREIFLAFMRTGNLARAAAELQTSNVSVHRAIHSLENALRCPLFKVAMQVNDIFTLLSMVSSGVGYALLPGRIAAVYENRVKLIPLQPRYRLQQQIGVVFLKAKERDPNLLALLAECRMYANRQA
- a CDS encoding type II toxin-antitoxin system RelE/ParE family toxin, whose translation is MIVSWKHKGLRTFYETGSTRGINANHAKRLRRVLLILDKAEHPDALDLPGWRFHYLKGDLIDYWSVSISGNWRIIFRMFDDQVELVDSLDYH
- a CDS encoding polymorphic toxin type 44 domain-containing protein gives rise to the protein MLSIGTMKVGRAFGFFLQDFGPSMNWSCAAIRVQAEEGIHLKPGSAFAYSWFYSQVRAAGPWNYKKRGRQYEAFGKFNYGATGTVLGIPENVLLRAAGVAQTVAKTTRPDFGSWWGGEPFGDDPRDQYWIRKGIEYAISQGH
- a CDS encoding HigA family addiction module antitoxin, translating into MGMHNPPHPGEILLEDVIPALGITITEMARRLGFARETLSRILHGHAPVSPDLAVRLERAGVSTAQLWLSMQSAYDLWQAEHREQPVIERFARID
- a CDS encoding D-amino acid dehydrogenase gives rise to the protein MAAMVSIIGGGVIGLASAYALVRAGYEVTVIDARDSLGSETSFANGGQLSYRYVAPLADAGVPLQAIGWLLRGDSPLKLRPRLDPQQWRWMAAFIGACRGSVNARNAAHLLRLASLSQNTLQQWRVDDRLDGFDWRRNGKLVTFRNADTFARARSKVVDVLQQQVLSTLDCARLEPALAHAAQGFVGGIYTPNEEVADCHAFCQRLAQRLEASGRCTFVLGRKVTGLRHADGVVTAVELGDEVKPVTQLVLAAGHRSAELGLPGLSLPLYPLKGYSLSVPIGPRHHAPNVSITDYDRKIVYARIGEQLRVAAMVDIVGFDAGLEPKRLALMKRQSIETFPTAGDYANGVEWAGMRPATPTGVPLIGASVYRNVWLNLGHGALGFTLACGSGQLLAELIGQHTPSIDMQGLTPRAA
- a CDS encoding RidA family protein, with protein sequence MTIDRISSNERLSGAVTFKDLVFLSGQVPGDGQDVATQTREVLAKIHGLLAQAGSDKDHLLNATIYLKDIGTGFAPMNEVWSAWLSPGMAPTRTTLQAELARPSVLVEISVIAVRK
- a CDS encoding hemolysin III family protein, translated to MYHGERFNAWSHLLGAVAACMGVVWMLVVASLDGSPWKIVSVAIYGFTLMVLYSASTVYHSVRGRRKTIMQKVDHFSIYLLIAGSYTPFCLVTLRGPWGWTLFGIVWGLAVIGILQEIKPRSEARILSIVIYAVMGWIVLVAVKPLIAALGIAGFTWLAAGGVLYTVGIIFFALEDRLRHSHGIWHLFVIGGSLLHFVAIMGYVL